The nucleotide window GTACTCGAAGCATCGTCATAAGCGTAGCTATAAGCGGTAGGGCAAGCGTTCTTGAACTTCCTCGAGTAATCCGTAGGAGAACAAGTTTGAGAAGTATTGTGAGCTCCCTTGCAGCAAAACTCATCCGTGTTGAACGCCGCGCACGCGCTTTTACACCCCACGACGTTTCCACCGTTGTTCGGATCCATGACGCGAAGCTGTTCAGGACAATCCGCGTTGAGGTCAGCGACGCAGCCCGTGTACTTGCACTCTCCAGATCCTCCTTCGGGCTTTATCCCCATCTTGACGTTGTAACCGTCGACGAGGCTTAGGTCGTAGAAATCGTTGCCGGAGTCGCCTTGGATGGTGAACTCAGCTAGAGTGGAGGGAGTTGCTCCGGTGACGGTGCATTTTAGGGAATTGCCGCAGTCTCCTGTGGCGCAGTTGCCGTGGCCTGAGGAGTCAAAGTTGCAGCCGGTACGACCCCAGAACCGGCCTGACCATCCTGGTTCATTGGTAAGCGTGAGCTGCACGGAAGCGCCTGGATCTAGTTGAAACCCGCCTTCGCCGAGGGTGCTGCCTTTGCCGGCGAAAGTTGCCGGCCAGACGGTGTAAGGACAACTGTTCTTCAGTGTGAAGACGGTGGCGGAAACAGCAACTCCGCCTTCATTTTTGtaaaacacaaaccaaatcATTAAAAAGGAAGATAAAGATGTATATAAATGAAAcagtgaagaaacaaaaaaaacataaacataatgTGATAGTTGTTGCTGCTGTTACCTGTAATGAACATGAAGAAGAGAATGTGAAGACTGGCCATTCTTTTTTTGTATGTAGTTTCTTGTGTGTAATGTGTTGTgaatgttgatgatgatgatgatgatgatgatga belongs to Brassica rapa cultivar Chiifu-401-42 chromosome A07, CAAS_Brap_v3.01, whole genome shotgun sequence and includes:
- the LOC103830671 gene encoding pathogenesis-related protein 5 is translated as MASLHILFFMFITGGVAVSATVFTLKNSCPYTVWPATFAGKGSTLGEGGFQLDPGASVQLTLTNEPGWSGRFWGRTGCNFDSSGHGNCATGDCGNSLKCTVTGATPSTLAEFTIQGDSGNDFYDLSLVDGYNVKMGIKPEGGSGECKYTGCVADLNADCPEQLRVMDPNNGGNVVGCKSACAAFNTDEFCCKGAHNTSQTCSPTDYSRKFKNACPTAYSYAYDDASSTFTCAGANYVITFCP